One genomic region from Gossypium hirsutum isolate 1008001.06 chromosome D13, Gossypium_hirsutum_v2.1, whole genome shotgun sequence encodes:
- the LOC121224931 gene encoding putative mediator of RNA polymerase II transcription subunit 17: MTKNIIKPDPVCSIQEKGVFQGIEREGGGEKEGIEGTAVGMEGMLGRGGSPLGNVVGSGGSAPGFGRLGKDGNGGKEKGIGGIAVGIVGTEGMLGRGAVLLGMW, from the coding sequence atgactaaaaacattattaaacCAGATCCAGTATGCAGCATACAAGAAAAGGGGGTATTTCAAGGAATAGAACGAGAAGGTGGTGGAGAAAAGGAAGGAATAGAGGGAACTGCAGTTGGGATGGAGGGAATGCTTGGCAGAGGCGGCAGTCCTCTTGGCAATGTGGTAGGAAGTGGAGGAAGCGCCCCAGGGTTTGGGAGATTAGGGAAAGATGGCAATGGCGGAAAAGAGAAAGGAATAGGGGGAATTGCAGTTGGGATTGTGGGGACTGAGGGAATGCTTGGCAGAGGGGCAGTCCTGTTGGGAATGTGGTAG